The nucleotide sequence AAAGTGACGTCAGACCTGGAGGCGGAGCTTGAGCAGCTAAGCTCCGCCCTGGACGAGAAGGGGGCGGAGCTCCGTGGCGCCATTAAAGAGGAGGCGCAGAGGAAGGAGGTGCAGCTCCAGGTagataattaatatataattatataatcaataatcaataacctgTAAACTATAAAGATAATATTTCAGTTGTTTTAGTTTAATCTTGATTGAACGGAgtgttctgattggttgtttcaGAAGCAGCTGTCGGAGGGGCGGGTCGCGATGATGTCGTGCGAGGAGCTGCTCGACTTCGCCAACCAGACGCTGACCATCACCAACGAAGAAGAATTCCTCAAGGTTCAAACATCATTACCTggaataaactttatttaaacattaacgCAACAAAACTTGTtggaataaataaagtttttctttttcaggctgcaaaacaaatcaaagaaaGGTCGGTTCactatttacatttatatttatcatcTCTTTactttcatcatgttttaatgttttcttcttttctcatttttgtttcttttgtttttcatttatttgttttttatatttcgTCACATTTCTTTTCAAACTTAAATTaactaaactgaatttaaactaaactaacaaaCTAAAAGTTAACAGTAATAAACCCCCCCAACCCTTCATctaacccccccaacccccccgcAACCCTTCATCTAACCCCCCCCCTCTAACCCCCCCTCTGACTCCTCCCTCTAACTCATCTAACCCCTCCCTTTAACCCCTCCATCTAACCCCGCCCCTCTAACTCCCCCCTATTAACCCCGCCCCTCTACCCCCCCCACCAACCCGTTACCAGGGTAACCATGGCGCCGGCATTCCGGCTGACGACCCGCCCGGCGGCGTCATCGAGCTTTTCAGAGTTCACTGTGGACTTCAGCGTGGAgagggcggggcttcagcgactTCACTTCCTGCCAGGTGAGTCAcggtttcttcttctgtggttttattAAAGGTTGctgtctcacttcctgtctgttgcAGTGCCCGCAGCGCCGCAGGTCGACCCCTCCTGCTGCGTCGTCTGTGACAACACCGTcatggttgcctggcaaccggCCGGGGAGGGCGGCGCCGACGGCGGCGGCGGGCGGATTGAACGCTATGAAGTCgaatacagaaaaacaaatcaggAGAGCCCGCTGAGAGCAGCAggggcatgctgggaaaaaatccatgacatcacagacacacaggtcaCCATCACAGgtgagaggtcaaaggtcatcctCGCAGgtgagaggtcaaaggtcaccgtCACTGAATCGTGTTTTTGTGTCTCAGGTCTGAAGTTTGACTCTCATTTCGTTGTCGTTCGCGTTCGAGCCAGAAACAAGGCGGCCGCCGGCGAGTTCTCCGAGCCCGTCGCCATAGAAACCACAGGTACCGATAATCAATATGCCTTCATTACAGTAGTTGCTTTAAGTCCACCTGGGTCCAGCAGAGCACCATGGATCAGATGTGGAGGTTCTGACTCTCATCCCGACCGCTTCACATGTAGAGTCCAACAGAACCACATCAaccacagaaagcagagaggaggttcTGAGGTCCCCAAACTGGACTCTGTCCTCCCCCCGGCTGCACCTTGAGACTCTGTCCATGAAGATCAGAACCAGGATCAGAGACCAGGGACAGCCCTGATGGAGCCCAACACCCACTGAGACCAGGATCAGAACCAGGATCAGAGACCAGGGACAGCCCTGATGGAGCCCAACACCCACTGAAACCAGGATCAGAACCAGGATCAGAGACCAGGGACAGCCCTGATGGAGCCCAACACCCACTGAAACCGGGACTTACAGCAGACAATGTGAACCCAGCTCTCACAGCGGTTGTTTGGGGACCCAATGGCTCACAGCAGAGACCCTGGTACCCCAAACTCCCACAAGGTCCCCCGAGGGACCCGGTCCTGGTTTGTAGACTGGATGTGTGAACTCCCATGACCCCTCCATGACCCCTCCAGGATCCCTGCAGGGTGAAGAGCTGGTCCACTGTTCCACGGCCAGAACCACATCGCTGCTTCTGAACCAGGTTCAACAACCAGCCGGAGCctttcagcagcagcttctcctgGAGGCTGAGTAGTGATCCCTGATAGCTGGACCCCCCGGTCTGCCAGTCCATGGGCCCCTGTCCCCGGTCTGCCAGTCCATGGGTCCCTGTCCCCGGTCTGCCAGTCCACGGGTCCCTGTCCCCGGTCTGCCAGTCCATGGGTCCCTGTCCCCGGTCTGCCAGTCCACGGGTCCCTGTCCCCGGTCTGCCAGTCCATGGGCCCCTGACCCCGGTCTGCCAGTCCATGGGTCCCTGTCCCCGGTCTGCCAGTCCATGGGTCCCTGACCCCGGTCTGCCAGTCCATGGGTCACTGACCCCGGTCTGCCAGTCCATGGGTCACTGACCCCGGTCTGCCAGTCCATGGGCCCCTGACCCCGGTCTGCCAGTCCATGGGTCCCTGTCCCTCCATGACTGCCCCACAATGTCCAGAACCTTCAGCATCTCAGggtgaaccccccccccccctactgaGACCAGCCTGGGTTGAGTCCTGCTTCCCTTTCCTGAGTCTCCTGATGGTTTGTCAGAACTTCTTTGAGACTGAAAGTCCTTCTCCATGTTCTCTCTGAACTCCTCTCCACCTGTCTGCTGCTTCCTGAGACCCCTGATCCAGCCAGACCCAAAAGGCTCCTTCACCAGCGCGGTCCACCAGCAGGTTCTCaggttgccccccccccccccacccccacccgcCGCGGCCCCTCCAGGGCTCAGCGGGCCGCGGCCCCTCCAGGGCCCAGCGGGCCGCGGCCCCTCCAGGGCCCAGAGAGTCCAGGAAGGATAACTAACAGTTACCGTGTGTGACTGAACTCTTCTTTGTGTGTCTCAGCGTTTAACTTCGGCTTCGACGCGGCGACGGCTCACCCGGAGCTGAAGGTGCAGAGTGACACGGTGACCTGGGAGCCAcagggggtcaaaggtcacgacCCCCGACTGAAAAGCAAAGAGAATAAAAGCAGGTGAGCGAAGAAGAAGATCATGGTTTACTGTCGAAAGCTCCGCTGCAAAGTTTGTGCTGattgtttttctgctgttgtGACCTTTTTTGTCCCTCTGCTGTCTCCGTACTGCGTCCTCCTCCAGACTCTCAGGTAGAAACAGCTGTTGCTGCCCGGTTGCCAAGCAACCACCAATCACTCATCTGTCATTACTCGCTTCATGCAGCCAATCAGTAACTGCTGACATCACTGTGGACATCACTGTtacatcactgctgacatcactgttacatcactgctgacatcactgttacatcactgctgacatcactgttacatcactgctgacatcactgttacatcactgctgacatcactgttacatcactgctgacatcactgttacatcacatcactgctgacatcactgctgacatcactgttacatcactgctgacatcacatcactgctgacatcactgttacatcactgctgacatcacatcactgctgacatcactgttacatcactgatgacatcacagagtttttaatgacattttttttatttattaaaacaacgatttgttttttaaaacttttaatatttttttcatctcGTCGCTTTAGCTCGACCTCATTGGCTCGTTCACCTCCGTCTGtgttttgacctttgacctttgacctttgacctttatgtgtttttattatttgttagcAGCAGAAGCGCAACGCCATCGCCCAATAAGACGGCAGGAAGCCGAGCAGGACGCGACCGATTCGCTGGAGAGTCTTACACAGTTCTGggtaatacacactaatacacactatacacactaatacacactaatacacactatacacactaatacacactaatacacactatacacactaatacacactaatacacactatacacactaatacacactaatacacactatacacactaatacacactaatacacactatacacactaatacacactaatacacactaatacacactatacacactatacacactaatacacactaatacacactatacacactaatacacactatacacactatacacactaatacacactaatacacactatacacactaatacacactaatacacactatacacactaatacacactaatacacactatacacactaatacacactaatacacactaatacacactatacacactatacacactaatacacactaatacacactatacacactaatacacactatacacactatacacactaatacacactaatacacactatacacactaatacacactatacacactaatacacactaatacacactatacacactatacacactaatacacactaatacacactaatacacactatacacactaatacacactaatacacactatacacactatacacactatacacactaatacacactaatacacactatacacactatacacactaatacacactaatacacactatacacactatacacactaatacacactaatacacactatacacactaatacacactatacacactatacacactaatacacactatacacactatacacactaatacacactatacacactaatacacactatacacactaatacacactaatacacactaatacacactatacacactaatacacactatacacactaatacacactatacacactaatacacattatacacactatacacactaatacacactatacacactaa is from Scomber scombrus unplaced genomic scaffold, fScoSco1.1 SCAFFOLD_309, whole genome shotgun sequence and encodes:
- the LOC133976977 gene encoding FSD1-like protein, with protein sequence MDTQKEALRRIISTLANKNEELQTFLETVDTTLSGLQEESSKVTSDLEAELEQLSSALDEKGAELRGAIKEEAQRKEVQLQKQLSEGRVAMMSCEELLDFANQTLTITNEEEFLKAAKQIKERVTMAPAFRLTTRPAASSSFSEFTVDFSVERAGLQRLHFLPVPAAPQVDPSCCVVCDNTVMVAWQPAGEGGADGGGGRIERYEVEYRKTNQESPLRAAGACWEKIHDITDTQVTITGLKFDSHFVVVRVRARNKAAAGEFSEPVAIETTAFNFGFDAATAHPELKVQSDTVTWEPQGVKGHDPRLKSKENKSSSRSATPSPNKTAGSRAGRDRFAGESYTVLGDQEMSGGCHYWELRPLADWKSFSVGVAYRASLGRFDQLGKSAGSWCLHASQWLQSSLAAKHNNRAKALDWPLPQRIGIYCNYDNGDLFFIDVDHLRLLHSFKTKFSQTLVPAFTVWCGGIAVATGLQVPSFMGKFLSTNQSLSNLSQ